Genomic window (bacterium):
ATTATTTCACACCTGACGGCTAAATGCTTATCTTTATATCTTATCTCTCAATAATAAGTATTCTACCAAAAGAAGATCTTGGGGATAAGTAACCTTGATATTTACTTGATTATTTTCAATAATCGCTACTTTTTTTCCTATTCTAACTACTAAAGAAGTATCATCAGTTCCATAAAAGTTATCTTGATAAGCCTTTTGATAAGCTTGCTTAATTAAATCATATTTAAAACATTGTGGTGTTTCCAAAGTATAAACATTCTTTCTCTCTAAAGTTTTCTCTATATAATAACTTTTACCCTTAAGCACCATAGTATCTCTAATTAGTTTTCCTACTACTACCGCATCTTCATCCATAGTTCTTAAAATAACCTCTTCTAATAAGACATTGGTAATTAGTGGTCTTACCCCATCATGGATTAAGACTAACTCTGTAGAGGGGCTAACTTTTTTTAAACCAAGATAGACAGAATCTTGTCTTTCTTTTCCTCCTTTAACAATTTCTTTCACTTTAGAAATTTTATACTTTTCTACTATCTCCTTTTGGCAGTAACTGATCCTATCTTCTGAGACCACTACAATAATTTCATCTATTTTAGGACAAAGGGCTATTTTGTCTAAGGTATAAAATAATAAAGGTTTATTAATGATCCCTAAATACTGCTTAGGAATTTCTTTCTCCATCCTTTGGCCCACTCCAGCGGCCACGATAATTGCTGTAACCATCACCACGCCTCAATAGAAAAGCCAGAGCTTTTTAGCTCTGGCTTTTCTCTAACTTTTTTACTTTTCCTTTTAGCTTTCCTCTAAATTAGCAAAAATCATCCTTCCGGCTGTAGTTTGTAGGACGCTAGCTACTGTTATCGTTACTTTTCGTCCTACGCATTTTGCGGCGTTATCTATTACCACCATAGTTCCATCATCAAGGTAAGTTATTCCCTGTCCTTTTTCTTTACCTTCTTTTATGATATTTACCCTCATTGCTTCACCAGGAAGAACTACTGGTCGCAAAACTTCTGCTAATTCATTAATATTTAAGACTAATACTCCTTCTAATTCAGCTACCTTATTAAGATTAAAATCATTAGTTAGTATCTTAGCATTTAACTCTTTTGCTAATTTTACTAACTTAGCATCAACCTCATGAATTTTAAGATAATCAATCTCTTCAATGACTATTTTAACTCCTACTTTCTTTTGAATTCTGTTTAAAACATCTAATCCTCTTCTGCCTCTATTTCTCTTTAAGGCATCTGGAGAATCAGCTATATATTGTAACTCTTTCAAAACAAATCGTGGGACTATTAATATCCCCTCAACAAACCCAACTTCACAGATATCAGCAATTCTTCCATCAATGATGACACTAGTATCTAAAATTTTTAGGCTATTTTTAGTAATCTTACTTTTCCTAAAATTAAAATCCCCAACACTCTTTTCACTTTTAATTGCAATAATTGTCCCTAAACAACCAAAAATAATATTCAATAAAAGCTTTGTAGGGAGATTAATGACTTTTCCTGTCTCAAAAATATCACTTACAAAATCAATTAATAAATTACAAAAGATTATGCCTGAAAATAATCCTAAAAAGCTTAACCATAAAATTTTACTAGAAATCTTTTGAATATTTTGAATATATAACTCAACTAACAATATTATTACAATTAAGAAAATACTACTAATAATTCCATAATAAATTGGGTGCTGGAGGCTTTTTCCTATAAAATAACCACTTCCTATACATAACACCATTACCAGACTACGAAAGCTATTTGATAACAATTTTATTACCTCCTTTTCTGACCTTCTTTTTTCTTTCACCTCCCTTCTATTCTTTAAATTTTTTAATTAAAAATTCCCATCTTAAATATTTAAACTATACTTTCTTCTTCGCTTTCTTGCTCGCTCTTTTTTAAGATACCTCTTACGATTAAACTTGCTTCTTCAATCTCCATCCTTTTAACATAGGCTAACTCAGTAATAATAAGCTGGCAAGCACTATCAAAAAGTTTTTTTTCTCCAGAAGATAAGCTCTTTTCTTTGTTTCTAATAAATAAAGTCTTTGCTACTTCCGCTACCTTGCATATAGAACCACTCTTAATCTTATCTAAATTTACTGAATATCTAACTTTCCAATCTGAAATCTCTTCCTTGGAAACATTACCTTTTAAATATTCTAATATTTTGTCTACTTCTTCTTCCTCTACAATTGCTCTTATTCCAACTTTCTCAACAGCGTCTGCTGGAACCATTACCCTCATATTACTACCAGAAATCTTTATCACATAATACTGACGAATCTGATGTAGTATTTCTTTTTCTTCAATTAGTTCAATAATACCTGCACCATGCAGCGGATGAACTACTTTACTCCCAATTTTAAACATCCACCCTCCCTTTTAAACTTTAACTTATCATAAACTAAGGAAAAAGTCAAAACTTATTACTAATTTATAAAATAAAAAAGTAAGAGCTCATCCATCTTTTCGCTGCCAAGAATAAGGAATATCATTATGATGAGGATCTACCCTATATTCATCTGGTTGTTGGTAACAATAAGGTTCGGTAGGGCAATTAATTACCATAGCTTCTTCTTCGCTAATACATTTAAACCCATGGTATACTAACGGGGGAATGTGGAGTAAGATTTGATTATGTTCGCCCATAAAGAATTCACTTACCTCCTTAAAAGTAGGTGAATCTTCTCGGCTATCGTATAACACAATCTTCATCATTCCAGAAGCTACCACCATATTATCGCACTGCACCTTATGATAATGCCATCCCTTAACAACCCCTGGATAAGCAGTAGTTAAGTATAACTGACCAAATTTTGTAAAGATTTCATCATCACATCTTAAAATCTCCATTAATCTTCCTCGTTCATCAGGAATAATTCTTATTTTTTTTGCCTTTACTCCTTCTATCATCATCTTACTCCTCTCTTATAAACTTTAAGATCTACTTTAACTTTTGTTAACGTTCAGGTATCAGCTTTCAGTTATTATGCTGACACCTGACGACTGAACACGGACTAACTTTTTATTAAAGGTTTACTTTATTTCCATACATCTTTTCATAATATTCAAGGTACTCTTTACTTTTCACCCTATATACCCACTTGGAATTCTTGACATACCATTCTGTAGTCATCTTTATTCCTTCTTGGAAAGAGTATTGCGGTCTCCAACCTAATTCTTTTTCTGCCTTAGTAAAATCAATGGCGTATCTTCTATCATGCCCTGGTCGATCCTTGATATACTTTACTAAATTTTCTGGTTTATTTAACAACTGCAAGATAGTTCTAACTGTCTCAAGATTAGTCTTTTCACTGTTTCCACCAAAATTATACACCTCGCCCTCTTGTCCTTTATGAAGAACTAAATCAATGCCCCTACAATGATCTTCTACATATATCCAATCTCTAACATTTAACCCATCTCCATAAACAGGTAAGAATTTATCTTCCAAAGCATTTAAGATCATCAGGGGAATTAATTTTTCAGGAAATTGATAAAAACCGTAATTATTAGAACAACGAGTGATTATTCCAGGAAATTTATGGGTATGCCAAAAAGCCAAGACCAAGAGATCTGCTCCTGCCTTACTTGCAGAATAAGGAGAATTAGGAGACAAAGGGGTGCTTTCCGTAAAATATCCCGTAGAACCTAAAGAGCCATATACCTCGTCAGTTGAAATCTGAATAAATCTTCTGATACCCTGTCTCTTGGCGGAAGAAAGTAGTACTTGTGTCCCTAAAACATTAGTCCTGATAAAGACTTCTGCCTCTTCAATGCTTCGATCGACATGAGATTCGGCAGCAAAATTAATAATTACTTCTATCTCTTTATCTTTTAAAATCTTATCTACAAGTCTTTGATCGGTAATATCCCCTCTGGCAAACTCATAATTAGGACAAGTTTCCACTTCCGCTAAATTATCTAAATTACTTGCATAAGTAAGGGCATCTAAGTTAGTAATCTTATAATCTGGATATTTATTAAGCAGGTAGATGATAAAATTAGATCCAATAAAACCTGCTCCTCCGGTAACTAATATCTTCATTTTTTTATCTCCTTGATTTATTTTTTCGGAACTTCTGGTTCGGTCATCTCCTTAGAGAGATTCAGGTCTTCTCTCGTAAAGCAACCCGATCCAATAAAACATTCCCCTCGTAATCATAAAAACACCTTTCATCGGTGTTTGTAAATTACATTTTCTTGAGTCATCAGAATACCTTCTTAATCTTGTAGAATTTGATTAATCGACTCATTTTTAAGACAAATTACCACAGGACTTTGTCTTAAAGATAATCACTAATTTTCAATCTATAAATAGTTGCCACTCCTTCATCTATACACCAAAGGTAAGTTCCATCATAGACTAAACCACGAGGATCTCCTCGAGGCGCAGAAAAAGAAGCTACCACCACGCCTGTAGAAAAATCAATCTTATAGATAAAATCTGAACCTGAATCACTATTCCAAAGATAACTTCCGTCAAAAGCTAATCCCCTGGGAGAAGATCCTGAAGAATTAAAAGAAGAAATTACTTCTCCATTTTCAGGATTTATCTTATATAATTTATTTTCTCTATAATCTACATTCCAAATATGTTTCCCATCGTAGGCTAAACCTTGAGGAGTATCCCCTGGAGAATTAAAAGAAGAAATAATTTCTCCTTTCTTAGAAACTTTATAGATCTTATCATTCTCTTTATCGGCAATATAAAATTGGCTCCCATCATAAGTAATCCCACTAAAGCTAAATTGAGGTTGGGGCAAAGAGACTAAGATCTTAGATACTTCCTCTCCTTTAGTAAGACTAAATTGTCTAATATAATTAGATTTATTATCAACTAGATATAATAGATTTTTATGATAACATAGATCAACTGGTAAGATATCTTTAGTCTTAATAGAATAACAAATAGGAAGGTTAATACTTGAAAAAGCTTCTCCACTCTTTTTATCTTTTACGGTCACTGAAACCTGATAAGTTCCATTAATAAAAGGAGTTTGCCAAATAGCTTCCTCTTCGCCAATCTGAATAAAGTTACCTTTATCGCAACCCCAGTAATACCAAAGCCTATCATTATCTAGATCCTTTGCTTTAACTTTAATAACCGTCGTTTCGTTAACTCCTATAATCTTTCGATCAGCTTTTAAGAGACTAATGAAAGGAGGATGATTGCTAAAGATAATGTCTTCAACCTTTATTACTTGTTTTTTAGTTGCCTCATCTTCAGTAATAGTTAAATTAACATAATTAGAAATGCTCTCTTTTGAAGCCACTAACTTGTATCTTCCTAAAGAAACAAGAGATAAAGTATATTCTCCTTTCAAATTAGTGGTCGTTATTGATAAAGCCTTCTTTTCTAAAGAATTTTCTAAATAAACAGTAGCCCCCATGATTGGAGTGGTAGACTTATCTATTACTCTTCCTTTTAAAAGAGTAATTTTAGATGTTTCTCGAGGCAATAAAGAAATAACTTCCAGGTCTGTTCTTTTATCTTTTTTCACCTCCACCCCTACTAATAAACTCTTGGTAAAACCCTCTTTCTTTGCATAAATATAGTAACTTCCTACGGGTATATATTCTATAGAGAAACACCCTTCATTGTTGGTGCGATAAGATAAAGTATACC
Coding sequences:
- the ispD gene encoding 2-C-methyl-D-erythritol 4-phosphate cytidylyltransferase — protein: MVTAIIVAAGVGQRMEKEIPKQYLGIINKPLLFYTLDKIALCPKIDEIIVVVSEDRISYCQKEIVEKYKISKVKEIVKGGKERQDSVYLGLKKVSPSTELVLIHDGVRPLITNVLLEEVILRTMDEDAVVVGKLIRDTMVLKGKSYYIEKTLERKNVYTLETPQCFKYDLIKQAYQKAYQDNFYGTDDTSLVVRIGKKVAIIENNQVNIKVTYPQDLLLVEYLLLRDKI
- a CDS encoding TRAM domain-containing protein → MVLCIGSGYFIGKSLQHPIYYGIISSIFLIVIILLVELYIQNIQKISSKILWLSFLGLFSGIIFCNLLIDFVSDIFETGKVINLPTKLLLNIIFGCLGTIIAIKSEKSVGDFNFRKSKITKNSLKILDTSVIIDGRIADICEVGFVEGILIVPRFVLKELQYIADSPDALKRNRGRRGLDVLNRIQKKVGVKIVIEEIDYLKIHEVDAKLVKLAKELNAKILTNDFNLNKVAELEGVLVLNINELAEVLRPVVLPGEAMRVNIIKEGKEKGQGITYLDDGTMVVIDNAAKCVGRKVTITVASVLQTTAGRMIFANLEES
- a CDS encoding CarD family transcriptional regulator; this translates as MFKIGSKVVHPLHGAGIIELIEEKEILHQIRQYYVIKISGSNMRVMVPADAVEKVGIRAIVEEEEVDKILEYLKGNVSKEEISDWKVRYSVNLDKIKSGSICKVAEVAKTLFIRNKEKSLSSGEKKLFDSACQLIITELAYVKRMEIEEASLIVRGILKKSEQESEEESIV
- a CDS encoding dTDP-4-dehydrorhamnose 3,5-epimerase family protein; translation: MIEGVKAKKIRIIPDERGRLMEILRCDDEIFTKFGQLYLTTAYPGVVKGWHYHKVQCDNMVVASGMMKIVLYDSREDSPTFKEVSEFFMGEHNQILLHIPPLVYHGFKCISEEEAMVINCPTEPYCYQQPDEYRVDPHHNDIPYSWQRKDG
- the rfbB gene encoding dTDP-glucose 4,6-dehydratase translates to MKILVTGGAGFIGSNFIIYLLNKYPDYKITNLDALTYASNLDNLAEVETCPNYEFARGDITDQRLVDKILKDKEIEVIINFAAESHVDRSIEEAEVFIRTNVLGTQVLLSSAKRQGIRRFIQISTDEVYGSLGSTGYFTESTPLSPNSPYSASKAGADLLVLAFWHTHKFPGIITRCSNNYGFYQFPEKLIPLMILNALEDKFLPVYGDGLNVRDWIYVEDHCRGIDLVLHKGQEGEVYNFGGNSEKTNLETVRTILQLLNKPENLVKYIKDRPGHDRRYAIDFTKAEKELGWRPQYSFQEGIKMTTEWYVKNSKWVYRVKSKEYLEYYEKMYGNKVNL
- a CDS encoding carboxypeptidase regulatory-like domain-containing protein; the protein is MSLPESKLDSWAKKERLLKESAPPKEKIKEVVISEIQKGTTISSTSEVNVFFATSIVRVEMNSASNKGNSTYDFVYKESKENEVLRLIRGVITFNYLWKEILKIWVEIGHQVKTKPPEDMGIITGRVINALTHNPMAGVLVYGEEHTKTPHGYTLSYRTNNEGCFSIEYIPVGSYYIYAKKEGFTKSLLVGVEVKKDKRTDLEVISLLPRETSKITLLKGRVIDKSTTPIMGATVYLENSLEKKALSITTTNLKGEYTLSLVSLGRYKLVASKESISNYVNLTITEDEATKKQVIKVEDIIFSNHPPFISLLKADRKIIGVNETTVIKVKAKDLDNDRLWYYWGCDKGNFIQIGEEEAIWQTPFINGTYQVSVTVKDKKSGEAFSSINLPICYSIKTKDILPVDLCYHKNLLYLVDNKSNYIRQFSLTKGEEVSKILVSLPQPQFSFSGITYDGSQFYIADKENDKIYKVSKKGEIISSFNSPGDTPQGLAYDGKHIWNVDYRENKLYKINPENGEVISSFNSSGSSPRGLAFDGSYLWNSDSGSDFIYKIDFSTGVVVASFSAPRGDPRGLVYDGTYLWCIDEGVATIYRLKISDYL